A portion of the Actomonas aquatica genome contains these proteins:
- the scpA gene encoding methylmalonyl-CoA mutase, translating into MKDLSQTDYDAIAVDTEAAERPEAKTVGETYEQIPLKNLYTAADLPANETLDTMPGIAPFTRGPYASMYVMRPWTVRQYAGFSTAEESNAFYKRNLAAGQAGLSVAFDLATHRGYDSDHPRVVGDVGKAGVAIDSIADMQTLFADIPLDKVSVSMTMNGAVLPVMAFYISAALEQGCDLKDLSGTIQNDILKEFMVRNTYIYPPTPSMRIIGDIFRYTSENMPKFNSISISGYHMQEAGATADLELAYTLADGLEYLRTGVAAGLSVDAFAPRLSFFWAIGKNYFMEVAKMRAARTLWAEIVDQFEPKNPKSRALRTHSQTSGWSLTEQDPFNNVARTCLEALAAACGHTQSLHTNALDEAIALPTDFSARIARNTQLHLQQETGVCEVVDPWGGSYYLESLTNELIKKAREHLAEVDKMGGMTKAIEAGIPKLRIEEAAARRQAKIDSGKEIVVGLNANRLEHEDPLDILEVDNTAVRLAQIERLKQLRGERDETACQAALSALTDAAKNETGNLLELAVTAAQARATLGEISDALEVVYGRYQAQIRSISGVYRAEFGEDSVVTQVREKVAKFEEVEGRKPRLLVAKLGQDGHDRGAKVVATAMADLGFDIDIGPLFQTPEEAARQAVENDVHVVAMSSLAAGHKTLLPQLRDALAELGRDDIMIVCGGVIPAQDYPYLLENGASAVFGPGTVIPKSTLKVLDLLIERIEPAEA; encoded by the coding sequence ATGAAAGACCTCTCTCAAACGGACTACGACGCCATTGCAGTCGATACCGAAGCGGCCGAACGCCCCGAAGCGAAGACCGTCGGTGAGACCTACGAGCAGATTCCGCTGAAGAATCTCTACACCGCGGCGGACCTTCCCGCCAACGAAACGCTCGACACCATGCCGGGCATCGCGCCCTTCACGCGCGGTCCCTACGCGTCGATGTATGTGATGCGCCCCTGGACGGTGCGCCAATACGCCGGCTTCTCCACCGCGGAGGAGTCCAACGCGTTCTACAAGCGCAACCTCGCCGCCGGTCAGGCGGGTCTCTCGGTCGCCTTCGACCTCGCGACTCACCGTGGCTACGACAGCGACCACCCGCGCGTGGTTGGTGACGTGGGCAAGGCCGGTGTCGCGATCGACTCGATCGCCGACATGCAGACGCTGTTTGCCGACATCCCCTTGGACAAGGTGTCCGTCTCCATGACCATGAACGGCGCCGTGCTGCCGGTGATGGCCTTCTACATCTCGGCCGCACTCGAGCAGGGCTGCGACCTGAAGGACCTCTCGGGCACGATCCAGAACGACATCCTCAAGGAGTTCATGGTGCGGAACACTTACATCTATCCGCCCACGCCCTCGATGCGCATCATCGGCGACATTTTCCGCTACACCTCGGAAAACATGCCGAAGTTCAACAGCATCTCGATCTCCGGCTACCACATGCAGGAAGCGGGTGCCACCGCCGACCTCGAGCTCGCCTACACGCTGGCCGACGGTCTCGAATACCTCCGCACGGGTGTGGCCGCGGGCCTGAGTGTCGACGCCTTCGCGCCGCGCCTCTCGTTCTTCTGGGCCATCGGTAAGAACTACTTCATGGAAGTCGCCAAGATGCGCGCCGCGCGCACGCTCTGGGCGGAAATCGTGGACCAGTTCGAACCCAAGAACCCGAAGTCCCGCGCCCTGCGCACGCACTCGCAGACTTCCGGTTGGTCGCTCACCGAGCAGGACCCGTTCAACAACGTGGCCCGCACCTGCCTCGAGGCGCTCGCCGCCGCCTGCGGTCACACGCAGAGTCTGCACACCAACGCCCTCGACGAAGCCATCGCGCTGCCGACGGACTTCTCGGCCCGCATCGCCCGCAACACCCAGCTGCACCTGCAGCAGGAAACCGGCGTGTGCGAAGTGGTCGATCCGTGGGGCGGCAGCTACTATCTCGAGTCGCTCACCAACGAACTCATCAAGAAGGCCCGCGAGCATCTCGCCGAGGTCGACAAGATGGGCGGCATGACCAAGGCCATCGAGGCCGGCATCCCGAAGCTCCGCATCGAGGAAGCCGCCGCGCGTCGCCAGGCCAAGATCGACTCCGGCAAGGAGATCGTGGTGGGCCTCAACGCCAACCGTCTCGAACACGAAGACCCGCTCGACATTCTCGAAGTCGACAACACTGCGGTGCGCCTCGCGCAGATCGAACGCCTCAAGCAACTCCGCGGCGAGCGCGACGAGACCGCTTGCCAGGCTGCGCTGTCGGCTCTGACCGACGCCGCCAAGAACGAGACCGGCAACCTGCTCGAACTCGCCGTGACCGCCGCGCAAGCCCGCGCGACCCTCGGTGAAATCAGCGATGCGCTCGAAGTCGTTTACGGTCGTTACCAGGCCCAGATCCGCTCCATCTCCGGCGTCTATCGCGCTGAGTTCGGTGAGGATTCCGTCGTGACCCAAGTCCGCGAGAAGGTCGCCAAGTTCGAAGAGGTCGAAGGCCGCAAGCCCCGCCTCCTCGTCGCGAAGCTCGGTCAGGACGGTCACGATCGTGGCGCCAAGGTGGTTGCCACCGCCATGGCCGACCTCGGGTTCGATATCGACATCGGTCCGCTTTTCCAGACCCCCGAAGAAGCCGCCCGTCAGGCGGTGGAGAATGACGTGCACGTGGTCGCGATGAGTTCCCTCGCCGCTGGTCACAAAACCCTGCTGCCGCAGCTGCGTGATGCCCTGGCCGAACTCGGTCGGGACGACATCATGATCGTCTGCGGTGGTGTCATCCCGGCGCAGGATTATCCTTACCTGCTCGAGAATGGCGCCAGTGCGGTGTTCGGCCCGGGCACGGTCATTCCGAAATCGACCCTCAAGGTGCTCGATCTCCTGATCGAGCGCATCGAGCCGGCCGAAGCCTGA